AGACCACCTTGTCAGTACCGACACTAGTGGAAAGGTTGTTTCGATGTCAACGCTTCTGAAAGCTACATAGTGTTTCAGTTTTTAAATCCTATGTATGGGCGACCCCCTGTGGTCGCCCGTTCCGGAGGGCAGACACGGGGGTCTGCCCCTACATCGACTTTCTGTTTTTATTCGTAGGTCGAATGTGTGCTTCATTGCTTCGTCCAGAAGTCAGAACGAACGCCATTGCATGAACGCGAGATCGCTCCGGTTCGGATGAAGGAGACAAAGAAAGCAAACTCGTGATCCACTGATCAAGAAGCTGATGCGCCGTCAAGGCGTGTGCTCAGAAGTCGAAGGGATCGAGCGAGAAGAAGGTACTCCGGTAAACGCTTTGCTCAAAGCGCGTCAACAGGCTGGTCTCTCCCAGGCGCAGATCGCTGCGCGCATGGGAACCC
This is a stretch of genomic DNA from Deltaproteobacteria bacterium. It encodes these proteins:
- a CDS encoding XRE family transcriptional regulator — encoded protein: MRRQGVCSEVEGIEREEGTPVNALLKARQQAGLSQAQIAARMGTHAPAVARLERALATGKHSRSNATVLGNDPGVF